The Corynebacterium pseudopelargi genome contains a region encoding:
- a CDS encoding nitroreductase family protein, producing the protein MHTVEEAIRSRRATRAYSEQPITDEVLDKVVALTLEAPSAFNAQRADLVVVRDQDVKDAIFEASGQAQLRDAPVVLITVARADIPEDLEEILGQKRADFVRGYLGKLDQAALRETAMKDAMLLAGFALIAAQGEGLATSPTTGWNEAKVLEAIGLGGREDRGVGLVIGMGYPAESPAHPGRAASRRVENRY; encoded by the coding sequence CCGTAGCCGCCGCGCCACGAGAGCCTATAGCGAACAACCCATTACTGATGAGGTGCTCGATAAGGTTGTAGCGCTGACTCTGGAAGCCCCATCGGCATTTAACGCTCAGCGAGCAGACCTGGTGGTTGTGCGCGACCAAGACGTCAAAGACGCCATCTTTGAGGCATCCGGCCAGGCACAATTGCGCGATGCCCCAGTCGTGCTGATCACGGTTGCCCGCGCGGATATTCCTGAAGATTTAGAGGAGATCCTCGGGCAAAAGCGCGCAGACTTCGTCCGCGGCTACCTAGGCAAGCTCGACCAGGCAGCCCTGCGCGAAACTGCGATGAAAGATGCCATGCTGCTGGCAGGCTTTGCGCTGATTGCAGCCCAAGGCGAAGGCCTTGCCACCTCTCCTACCACCGGCTGGAACGAGGCGAAGGTCTTAGAGGCCATTGGCCTTGGCGGCCGCGAAGACCGCGGCGTCGGCTTGGTTATCGGCATGGGCTATCCCGCCGAATCGCCTGCCCACCCCGGGCGCGCTGCGAGCCGCCGCGTGGAAAACCGCTACTAA